taaaataatcaattaaaacttatttaaataaaaataaaattccataccctttattatttcatttattaaatattttattttcatgtataaatatttatatttgtatGAGTTTCTActttaaaaacaaataaaaataataataaaaaagagtgaaaattttaattagtttaatattttaatctattaaattaatattatatggataaatttcaacaattgtctctgaacttatatagttataatattatagcccttcaactttaaaatgtaatataaaaccgcataaacttttaaattttgtacaataaaattactttaactttcaattattgatttttcaactagaaactgatgtgaatagctcatGTATGGCGTTTAATCAATATTTCTTTTTTCTCTTCTAtgtaaagtataaaattattttctttatacataaaaaattattctatctataaaaaaagaaaaatttaatttacacatgacttaaaagagaaaagaaaaatattagaCTAAACTCTATACTAAAATTATTCAGATCAACATCTAactgaaaaattaataattaaaaattaaaaaaattttaaaaattaataaaattttatattatatttttaaattaaaaaattataatattatatctaAAAAAATCCCATAACAGTTATCAAAATTTACCTATTAACGCATGGATGAGTTAGTCAATACCGTGACAATTACTGTTTGAGCCATCGtcaaaattatttgtaaaaaaatatattatgaataaaaatattaaataaatcatataatttataaattaatggaTTGTGGGACCAAGTTGTAGCTCTACCCTGGCGCTAAAATTTGATGAAGGAGCTCGAGCTCGGAGCTCTGTTGTTTGTTTAGTTAAACCTCTGGTaagtttcttttttcttttttcttttttctttttttttttattatgattTTTATGATTCATTCAAAATCCTTTTCACAATGCTGCAATTACTTTCAATTCAATGAATCATTCCCCCAAATCTGCAAAATATTTCCGTTCTGGAATTAGGGTTTCGAATTTTGCAATCCTCTTTTTTTTATTCCCCGCTCGAAACTAGTCATGAACTCATTTTACACAAATCAACTGAAATTTTTCATTATCTTGTTTAAATGATGCAGTTTCGCCTAAAATGAGCAGCTCAAGGGAGGATTCTCCGGATTGGCTTCGTTGTTTTCAGGTATTATCCTACTATAAGTTGGGAATTGACCTGATTTGTGTTTCTTCTTCATGGGTCTTTCGAGTCTTTCCATGTTTGCTTAGGTGCTAATTTGAAAAGGTTTTACACTCTTGAACAGGCCCCAACTCATTCAACTGTTACATTATCCTCGGATTCTGATTCTTTGCAAAATGTTAGTCCTTCTAGGGATGATAATATTGATTCTCAATCCCCAGAAAGATACAGCAATAATGATATTGTTCCTGGTGAAAGTGGTGCAGAATCTCCATTATATCCGATTTCCAAGGCAAAGGCTCCCAAAAGGGGGGCAACTGGAGATGGAATACCAACAAAGAATGAgagaaagaagaggaagaaggagCAAAGAGAAGGTGAAATAGTGTTTCAGACGTGTCTTTTATGATTCTAAAACAGTATCaacggtatcaagaggggaaGTGACTGAAAGAAAAGTCTTATTACAACTTTTGAGCCTTTTATGTTGATTTTCTGACAGTTTTTTCATTGGGCATATTTGTTTCAAGTTACATAGGTTGTCTTTAATTTTGATACAGGGGATGGTACTGATGGGCCAGCTTCTGAGGAAGTAACACCTGATGAGGATATAGAACCTCATGTATGATATCTCTGCTCTGGCATTTTGTTATGTTTGTTGAAGTTTAGTAGGATAATTACTCAGTTATCTGTGGAAAATTTTGCTGTTATGCTAATGTCAAAACTACTTTGAAAATTATTAGTTTTGAATTCGTTCAAGAAGCTAAAAACTATCTAATGTTTTGGAATTGTGAGGGTATCTGAAGGGATTTTGTTGGATCTAAAAACTGGGGAAGGTTGTGTTTCACATTCTGCTAAAAGTGGAAAATAGTGATGTGTGCCACATCCTTGATAAGTCTTTGGTCAAGGGACCTATTGTAATGCTCCCTTCTGCATGGGGGGTAGAGATGGGAGGGGTGGATTGGTTTGTCAATTTGTCGTAGTCAATTCTCAATCTTGTGTAGCCAATAGATGTTAATGTTTGTTGTGTTGTTCATATTCTGTTAACTAAAAGCAAATTTTATTTACCTGGCTATTGGAATGGAATGGAATGCTATATTGCTTAGGAAGAATGATTAATAATGATAATCTTCATGTGCGAAGGAGATGGGCGCAATTTTCCCTTGGGGGAAAATGTGGAAGATAAAGACATTCTTTTCTTGGTGTGCTTCGCTTGATCATATTTTTTTACTTTTGATAATTTAAAGAACGGATATTTCATTTTGGCTAGTGGATGTGTTATGCATATTTAGTAGTAGGAAAGTGTACACCATTTTCTCATTATTTTGGGCTTTCGTTTTTGTTCATGTTGAAATTTACCCAATGCATTCAACGGTAGTAAAGGATATGCTCAAAGAATGCAATATGAAACTATTTTAAAGCCGAAAAAGAAATGTGGCCATATGGGGCTTACTTGGTTAGCTTTGGGTGTTTTTGAGGTAGAGAAATAATAAGAATTCTGAAGGGAAAGTTAATATAATCTATGTTCTCAAAATTGAAGGACATCCTATTTAAGCATCCATGGTTTGGGGTAAACTACTAGATATTAAATGTTAACTAATACATTagatttttcttttgtatttctttttcaattttttctCACTTTTTTTATGTTAAATGCACCCAGTATGTAAGAGATATCTGTTCAAGTAAAAGATTGTCACATGCACCCTGCATTGCAGTTTCCTCAAAGACTGGATGCATTAATTTACTTCTATTAGAAATGTTAATGCTGTTATAGTTTTGaacatttttaaatttctttaaaagTCAAATGGTTGACCACTGATGATAAGTACTCTTCTTGTCAAACAGGCAGCAAATCATTCAGTTTTGGCATTATCATCAGATTCTGAGTCTTCTCATGATAATAGCTCTAGGAGGGAGACAAAAAATATTAAACTCAAAGAGAGTGGAAAGGATGAGGCTGCAATGGTTGGTAGTAGCAGTGAAGCATTGAAGAAGGCCTTGAAGGAAAAGTCTCCTAAAAAACTGTTAAAAGTTGAGGGTCATACACACAAGAAAGAGAAGAATAAAAAGGATAATGTTCTGAAAGGTATGAAATGAGCAGAGTGACAGATCTTTTTGATTTAGAAGGggttttctcttttcctttttttgtCAATATCTTCTTTTACCCCTGGGTAGaattaatgaataaataaaacCCTTTACTGAAACTTAAGAGAAGAAAATAGCTCTGACTTATATTCCACCTTTTAGAAGTGCGTTGAATTTGACTCTCTCTTTCATATCTCAcccaaaattaaaaagaaaagggATAAAGGCAGCTTAATTGGAGATATGCAAATGATTTTGATGATGCCACAGGAGACCCTGATGCTGTAGAGGTTGCAGATGAAGACACTTCTGTGAAGCGTACTGATCCTCATGTGAGAATTATGGACATCACATATTGTTTTATTCCCTAATTCGTGGTTCATTAAATTGGCTTGACAAGTTAAAACTCCCAGGTTTCTACGTCAAGGCTGCCCTTGCTTCTCCCTGAGAAAGTCAGTCGTTCAAAGGTAGGTTTGAGTCTAAACAAATCTGCTTGCTCTGAAATAGTTCATCTGAGTTTCCAAGATGCTGTCTCACAATTTAGAATATGCAGTATGCTATTCTTATGAAAAATTTGTGCTGCAACAATTATGTTATGGTTGGAATGGCCCTGTTTCTGTTACATAGAGATGACTTTAACTGCAATTTAAATCTATGGTGGTACATAAATAAATACACGCATACACGTGCGCACCCAAATGTGAATGCACTTCCACATCTGCACATGAATTTATATCAAGTAAAAGCTATAAGGTTTGTGCAGGCACTTGTTGAATGTGAAGGGGATTCCATAGATTTGAGTGGTGATGTGGGGGCTGTTGGACGAGTAGTGATTCCAGATGCCTCATCTGGAAATCATGACATGTACTTGGATTTAAAAGGTACCTTTCTGGTTGGTGTGTTGAAAATTTCAAATATCCATTTCTTGATATCTCTAATCCTGCCAGAAGATATCTGACCCCATTTTAGTGGCTGAAAAAGTTGACTCAGTGATTCTTCAGAAATAAAATGTCCGTATCCTTTTTCCCCTCCTGAAACCACTGCGAAATAAAGTTGTTAAATTCCCAGAATTTGTACATAAATGATCAAATGCCTCAGCATTCTACTTTATTGTGTTTCTTTTTATGCTTTTTGCTTCTCTTTGGTTTTACAGTTCCACCTTGAAGATCTTATAAAATGTATTTCTTTCACCTCACCAATACTCCTAATTGTTAAACATGTCTTGACAAATGAACCTGCATCTGATTGGTTAACTTTGGTTGTTTCAGGAACGATATACAGAACAACAATAGTTCCTTCCCGGACATTTTGCGTTGTATGTCATGATCTGGACTTGTATTTTTCAGATTGTAACTCCTCCCCCTAAATACCAACAAATGAACAAAATATTTCAACGGCCTCTCGTCTTACCACCTATGTCTTATTAgcgttattatttttaatatttagcaTTCTACATATATCTTATTCTTTAGTAGATTGCTGTAACATAATACATATCTTTTTGTTTCAGGTTAGCTTTGGTCAATCAGAGGCAAAGGTTTGCTCACTGTTTTTCTTTGTCCTCTTGGCATCTCTTGTTTGATGTCTGTGTACAGTGAGGGATGTATgtgatgcattttttttttttgtcctcaCAAGCTCTACTTTCCAAAAAGTGAAATGGAGTGCAACATATCAGTTACTGACTTTTTGTATCTTTTGTTAGATAGAGGCCATTATGAATGACTTCATTCAGCTAAAAGCACAGTCTAATGTCTATGAAGCTGAAACTATGGTTGAAGGTCAGGATTCTTTTATGTCTGACACTTATGTTTAATATTTGAAAGTAAATCTTTATTCTGAACAGTCCAGCTTTCTCTTCACTTATGATTTTGCATGAGTAGGAACACTCGAGGGTTTTTCTTTTGACTCGGAAGATGAGGCTGACAAGATGCCTAAAGCTATTTCTCGCGAAACTGATCAAAATGAAGGCAATGAAGAACAGACAAATGGAAGAACTAAaggaaaagctgagaaatcatctgtatgttttgaaacctttttctgtCATTCGTTTCCATTTTCCAGAATCTATATATTCTGACTTTTGCAAGTCTTTAAATGTTTAAGAAGGAAAGTAATGaaaaggacaaaaaaaaaaaaaaaagcccaacATGCGTTCTAATTTGATATCATTTTTcaagtatttttaatttatggaGGGTCTGGATGCAGGGAGTGGTACAAAAGAAGGGTAAAACCGGAGGAAAAGCGCAGCCTGCAAAGAAAGTAAGAAAGAAAGCTCAAGTGTCAAAGAAAACCAAGACTAAGAAATGAGAGATCAATGTCTCTTTTGTTCTATTTTTTACATTACTTTGATCTTGCATAAATTAACACTAGCTGATGATAGAAGTATAGAAATCACAGTTGTGCTGGGTCTCGTTGCTTTCCAGAATTTACTTCAGAATTTCAAGTTCATGATTTTCCTACATGCCAGTGTAGAATATCTAGAATCAACATGTCAGCTTGGTACCTCACAGATGTCAAtggaaaattttgatttggacAAAGCTAGATGACTGCCAAGAATCATATGTTGTTGTTGTAGTAATAGAACTATGAACTATTTCAATTAACAGCATTTTGAGGATAGAATAGTGTTTGCCTTAAGCTGATCATTGTGGGTTGAATTTCTCATCCATGGGAGTACGAAAGCTTAGATTTTCCCCTGTCCTGTTTATTTTCTGCAAGATTTGCGCTTCTTAACCTGTTGGATCTATTCAGCAGAATGCTTCTTGCTGACGAGGCCATTTATGTTTTCAAGTATAGATtcaggacaaaaaaaaaaaaaaaaaatccacactGGACCACCAGTATATTATTGCAAATTTTGCGCAAAAATGTACTCTTTTTTCTTTATTAGAAAATAGGAAAAATTACTATAAGAAAAATTACTAGttagttttttaaattttaacgaAACTAATTTATCAGAAAATaggaaatttattatttaattcttaaattttaatgaaattagttatttaatttttatatcttgaaaaatataatatttagtctatatattttatttttattaaattgttcaattgtttattattattttttagtcaatacttattaaattaatatttagttattatattttaataaaattaattaattagtccttatattataaaaaatattattatttaatttatatattttcatgaaattaattaattactcactatattttgaaaatataatattttgcaaaatatatttcataatgaaaatgaaaattttattgtttaaatattaaatttgaatttaatttttttaattatttaagaattttgatttatttttttgagCATCATTTTTATGTCTTCtctattagaaaataatttttcaaattattagatttgaaaaaattgattaacttttttatgtatatagcttgtaccaatttttataaaaatatgaacAATAAGGAGAACATGAAAGAAAATGTTGTGGGCGTAGATGGGAAGAAATATGAagagaaaaatgaggaaaagacCATGAAAACTTTAGATATAAAAAATGGGAGGGACTAGAGAGTTAAGTAATTAAAttacattaattatatattttttaaaatacagagatcaactaattaatttcactaaaatagaactacccaatatttttttttgttacaaTTGGAATGTTATGAAAATAGGACAACCGCATATTAATTTAAAAGGATTAAATATAGCTTAAttgatgttaaaatttttttactagtaaaaaatttaataaaacaaattaaatagTATAACAAAAGTAAAGTGTAtggattaaataatatattttttaaaaaataaaaattaaataattaatttcaatatgtgaactaaataataatttcttttagtaataaaattatcatagaTGTCCATGTGTATTCCTAACTCCCAAAagtctatttatattttttaactcTTAGAACTCTAAATCTTTTAACTCTACATGAATTTATTCCTAGCATTATGTGAATTTACTTTGCCACATTTATATATCCCCATAAATAGATGTTTTGTATTTGAAGATGGACACTTAAGAGAAATGAAAGTGTAGAAATTCTATTCCTCTCTCAAAATCTTAGCCTCTTTTAAATTGTTCTTCTAACTTTATTTTATAAcaagattttaattttcaatttgtgTGTGGACCAAATGTGAATGTGCAAGTAGTCAATCCCTTTAGAATAAAGTTGTCAATTAAATTATTCACAATGCATCAATTTGACATGTGGCATTATATGTATGCTTAAAATAAAAGTATCATATTATTTCAAACACTACCCTAAAAGcaatttttcatataaaaaaaatatactaATAAAACACTACCCTAAAAGATAATTCAAGCAAAAAAATTTTATCAAGTCTTATCTATAGTACAAACACCTTattttaaacttaatatgaaATAATACATCCTCTCATACTCAAACATAGACATTTAGAGCATAAAATTTATAGACAAACATATCTACGAGTGACTCATCACTAAAATAAAATGGACTCTAATATCATACAAAGAAAATAAATCAGATTTAACTCTACTTAAAAACTAACTCAAGAAAAAatcttatatataaaataaataccttATCCTAAACATCATTTAGGTGTTAAGTTTGAAATGATTGCCTATGGATCACCTATTAAGTATTGTTGTTATgactattattattataaaaaattatttttaaatatattgaaaagaaactattaaaatttaattaaaattaaaattaaatttaatatgttcaaattataaaaattttaaaataatattaaaataaaaaatttaaattatattttaataatatttaaaattatatttttctatcAAAGAAggcttatataaatataaaactttcattaataatataaatataaattttaattatttctattttattgaaaacattataaaatattaataacaaaatcaagcttttgctgaatgactataaataatttatatatttattcatAAAAAGATACAAAGTAGCCGACATCAATGAGTGTTGCTTAGCACTCCAGAATAAAGTAAAATTCTCCTCTTTCTCTTCATATATATATGTTGTTGACGTAAAACATACTTTGTGActaacttatttttttttattaaaaatagatgaattaaattataatttttttcatacATAGCTATAAAGTATATAACACATGAGCTTGATATAATATATTCTtttttaaattcataaaatttattaaataatctcTCATACTTTAAACTATAAAGatataaacaacaaataatgGTATTTGGGTTGAGGGTGTGCATTCAATGGAGTGGATGATGGGGAATAAAGGTTACATGACCATAAAGGTGGAACTTGAGAAAGCATATGATAAATTAACTTGACAGTTTGTTTAAGATAACTTTATTAGATGCCTGGTTTCCCACAAAAACCTAATCTATGCTATTATGAAAGTAGTATGAATGGCCCTCCAATGGAAGCTTTTTCCCCTTCACAGGATATTGGACAGGATTGTCCACCGTCGCTTTATCTCTTTGGTCTGTGCATTAAGCACTTAGCCCAGCATATCAGATCATCAGCTTGGTTGGAGGAGTGGAAAGGGATGCACATTCGTAAATTGGCTCCtctctttacttttttttttttttttttggtgaatGACCTTATGTTTTTAGAAAATGGCTAAAAAAAATTCtaactttttataatttttacaagtataactttttttttttaacaattacaCCATCAACGAATTATTTGGACCTTATCGTTAAAAGCCCCGTTAACGATAGTTAACAGCATTACGTAATTAATTCATTCCCAATAAGTCAGGGTGTAAttgtaaaaacaaaaaaaaaaaagaatagggtacaattttaaaaataaaaatgttaagGGTGCAATTGTTAAAAAaggttaattaaaatttaatagttattttaaaaaaaattatttaaaaatttcccATTATACACGTTCATATAAGCTGATGctagaattaattaaaattcaaaagatttcttttgaaattttatttaataataataataataataataataataataataataataataattacacatTGTAAATACTATGAGATATATCCAAATGAAACACTTGCTAGATAAtgcaaataataaaaattgatgaCTTATTCTAATGATGAATGTGACACTTATTAAGggtaaataaataataagaaaataatttcttttaatagaaaattataaaataaaatttgtaaaaaagttatattaaaattgaaaaatgattatatttcattaataataaatattttgaaaatactaataatataaaaatttatttttcataagtAAAATGTTTGCattacaattaaaataaaaagtctTAATTATTTTAGAGCCGTACCTTATTCGATGCAAGGGCAAATATTAACTTTTGTGAATAAGGGAGATAATCTTCCCTTTTGATGGTTTCAGTCTCTCTTATAACTCCATTATCAACCTAATCAGAGAAGGTGGAAACGGTCTGCCAACAAAATAGGCTCTGGATACTTACCAAAACTCCGGTCTCACAAACTCTAGCATGACTTGTACGAGTCCTCTTAaggcttcttctttttcttcttcttcttcttctttccttgccTTCAGTTCCAGCCCTCCCTGGAAGTACCATGTGTTCTTGAGCTTCACGTATGAAGATAATCACCAAAATTTTGTTGGTTGTTTTTATAAAAAGTTAATCCAAAAAGGACTATACGCCATCAAAGATAGTGGACAAAGAGAGAGAGGCAAATCATCTTCACCAGAATTTAATCTGAAAGCCATTGAAGAATCAAGATTTTTGGTCGTCCTCCTCACTGAAAAGTAAGTTTCTTCCTCTCGGTGCTTGGATGAACTTGTTAAGATCATGGAATGCTGGGAGACAATTAACGGACAAGTAGTTGTACCCATTTTCTATAACGTTGATCCATCTGCTATAATCGAGTTCCAGAGAGGCAGTACTGCAGCAGAAGCCTCTGTGAAGCTCGAAGAAAATTTCATGGAGGAGAGGGAAAAAATGCAAAGATGGAGGGAAGCTCTAACAAAAGTGGCCACCACAACATACGGTTGGGTTTCACGTGGAtggtaattttaaaatcttaatttaTTCCATTGTTCTATTAATTAACCAAGTTAATTATATTTTAGATCATCGTCAAGAGTttaaattagaaataaattgaTATTTTCTTTTTGGTATTTCAGAAATATTTTAAGGGGATGGAGATATTGGGGTTTGAACCTTAGATCCTTTAATATTTCTCTTATTTTTCCACTTTTGTTGgtaattagaatttttttttatatattaaacttTGATTATGCTAAAGGCAAATGATCAGGTAATGACTTTAACCACTCAATTTGTAATTGAGATAGCATTAATTGTCCTTTTAACATATAGTGAAGAAGTTGCAGCTAGtaattaattttggatttttCTGTGTTTTAGTTTTTACAACTTCATCCGAGTCCGATTCAACTTCATAATCTAGCTATGGCTATCCTTTTCACTTACATCTATACAGTTTGATTACAGTAATTATGTAGGTATGTCGAGCTAGGCGTTATAGCTTGGCATTAACGCCAAGGACTAGAAAAACGTGCCAGGGGAGTATGAGTTCATGAGTTGctttgatttttatttatttatttttttaaccaaGTCAAAGATCATAAAAATTTTGTTTTTTCATTGCTTGTTTGCCCAAGGCAGGGAGGAGACAATGTTCATAGAGGAAATTGTAAGAGATATTTCAGATAAATTACATTATACATCATCAAGAGATACTTGCAACCTGGTTGGAATGGGTACCCACATAACAGAAATGGAAAAGATATTATGCTTGGAGTCGAATGCTGTCCATATGGTAGGAATCTGGGGCATGGGTGGCATAGGAAAAACAACAATTGCCAAGTTTATTTATGACAGGATTTGTAGCCAATTTCAAGTTCATTGCTTTCTTGCAAATGTTAAAGAGGATTTCAGAAACCTTGGCGCTGCAGCTTTACGAGAGAAACTTCTTTGCAAAGGCTTATTGCTAGAAAGAAAACTTCTGAATAGATGGACCTTTAATGCTGGTTTTAATATGATCAAGAAAAGGCTCTGTCACAAAAAGGTTCTTGTTGTTCTTGATGATGTGGATGATTGGAAGCAGTTGGAAATCTTTGTCAATGGATCTGCTTGGTTCGGTCCAGGAAGTAGGATCATCATCACCACTCGCGATAAACACTTGCTAGAAGCACATGGAGTGAAGAATATATATCAGGTTTCATATCTGAAAAATGATCAAGCCCTTCAGCTGTTTAGTCAATATGCATTCAAACAAAACAATCCCAGAATGGAGTACTTAGAGCTGTCAGAACGGTTTTCATTTTATGCTAAAGGTCTACCCTTGGCTTTGAAGGTGTTGGGTTCTTTTCTCAACGATAAAAGCATACTCGAGTGGCAAACTGTTCAAGATAAGCTCACAATAATTCCTGACTTGAGAATTCATGATGTGCTAAGAGTAAGCTTTGATGATTTGGATGATACACAAAGGGATGTATTTCTTGATATTGCATGCTTTTTCAATGGTTGGGACATGAAAATTGCAAGAGATATTCTAGAATGTTGTGGTTTCTTTCCAGATATTGCACTTGCAGTTCTCAAGGACAGAGCTCTTATAACCACTTCAGATGATATGTTGTTGATGCATGATATGTTACAGGAAATGGGTCAGGAAATTGTACGACAGCAATCCAAGGAAGAGCCTGGAGAACGTAGTAGGTTGTGGATTCCTGAGGATATTTACCAAGTATTAACGACAGAAAGGGTAAGAATAACTATAATGCATGTTCTGTATTCTGTGATATATTACAAAAGAATATATATTTGCCTGATAGTTTGATCATTCTTTGAAAGAAGAAGCAATTCTTTCTAGATAATTCTGTCACTTGTACATATTATTCGTCTACAGGGGACCAGAACAGTTGAAGGCATATCCTTGGACATGTCTAAAACAAGAGACATGCACTTGCAACCCAGTGCCTTTACAGGAATGAGCCATCTTAGATTGCTCAATTTCTATCTGCATGATTCATCTACAGGCTACAAAGCTAAAGTGCACCTTCCTCATGGCCTTCAATCTCTTTCTCATCAGCTGAGGTATCTCCATTGGCATGGATTTCCTATGAAATCTTTGCCGTCAAATTTTTGCACCGAGAAGCTTGTTGCACTTGAGCTACCTTACTGTAGGGCTGGACAACTCTGGACGGGAATACAGGCATGCTTTTATAACTTAATAAGTGTTTTACACTTTTTATCTTCTCTTTTCTTTCCCTAGGGCTTGTTTGGTTGAGTCAACTCAGAAAGTTCAAGTTTTCAGGATGTGCTAAAATTTTATTGTTTAGTTGACCATATGCCTTGACTTCCTGGGAGATCAAGGCTCTCATTTCCTTCGCTGGACTTCCCTAACCCACTTCCCAGAAAGTAGGCCATTTGAGCCAAACGAGCCCTTGGTTTTGCAATCTAAATTGCAAGTTCAAGATGCTAACTTTCTAGTTACGCTAATTAATTTCCCTTGTCAATTACGACAGCCTCTTGTGAATTTAAAAAGGATTAGCCTACCTCAGAGCAAATACTTGACTACTATTCCTGATCTCTCAGAGGCCATAAATATTGAGAGTATTGATCTTCAAGGTTGTAAAAGTTTGGTTGAGCTTCCCTCGTCTATTCAGTATCTTAGCAAGTTGGAGCACCTCAATCTTAGACTTTGTAAGGCCCTTAAAAATCTTCCTTGCAGAATTGATTCAAAATTCCTTCGAGAATTTCATTTAACAAAGTGCTATAACGTCAATACATGTCCAGAGATTTTtggaaatttgaaaaatttagatttgagctGGACAGCGGTAAAAGAACTA
This is a stretch of genomic DNA from Hevea brasiliensis isolate MT/VB/25A 57/8 chromosome 12, ASM3005281v1, whole genome shotgun sequence. It encodes these proteins:
- the LOC131168785 gene encoding DNA-binding protein BIN4-like isoform X2, yielding MSSSREDSPDWLRCFQAPTHSTVTLSSDSDSLQNVSPSRDDNIDSQSPERYSNNDIVPGESGAESPLYPISKAKAPKRGATGDGIPTKNERKKRKKEQREGDGTDGPASEEVTPDEDIEPHAANHSVLALSSDSESSHDNSSRRETKNIKLKESGKDEAAMVGSSSEALKKALKEKSPKKLLKGDPDAVEVADEDTSVKRTDPHVSTSRLPLLLPEKVSRSKALVECEGDSIDLSGDVGAVGRVVIPDASSGNHDMYLDLKGTIYRTTIVPSRTFCVVSFGQSEAKIEAIMNDFIQLKAQSNVYEAETMVEGTLEGFSFDSEDEADKMPKAISRETDQNEGNEEQTNGRTKGKAEKSSGVVQKKGKTGGKAQPAKKVRKKAQVSKKTKTKK
- the LOC131168785 gene encoding DNA-binding protein BIN4-like isoform X1 — encoded protein: MSSSREDSPDWLRCFQAPTHSTVTLSSDSDSLQNVSPSRDDNIDSQSPERYSNNDIVPGESGAESPLYPISKAKAPKRGATGDGIPTKNERKKRKKEQREGDGTDGPASEEVTPDEDIEPHAANHSVLALSSDSESSHDNSSRRETKNIKLKESGKDEAAMVGSSSEALKKALKEKSPKKLLKVEGHTHKKEKNKKDNVLKGDPDAVEVADEDTSVKRTDPHVSTSRLPLLLPEKVSRSKALVECEGDSIDLSGDVGAVGRVVIPDASSGNHDMYLDLKGTIYRTTIVPSRTFCVVSFGQSEAKIEAIMNDFIQLKAQSNVYEAETMVEGTLEGFSFDSEDEADKMPKAISRETDQNEGNEEQTNGRTKGKAEKSSGVVQKKGKTGGKAQPAKKVRKKAQVSKKTKTKK